The DNA sequence TGCGGTTTTCCTATCCTACCCGACCGGAAAGCTATGCGGTCGACGGCCTTGACCTGACCATCCACGCGGGTGAAACCCTCGCCCTGGTCGGGCCCTCCGGCGCCGGAAAATCAACGGTGTATGACCTGCTGCTGCGTTTCTACGACCCGGTGCAAGGGCAGATTCTCATCGACGATGTGCCGTTGACCCAGCTCGATCCGCTGGACCTGCGCCGTCATTTCGCCCTGGTTTCGCAAAACCCGGCGCTGTTTTTCGGCACGGTCGAAGAGAACATTCGCTACGGTAATCCTGAAGCGACTTCCGAGCAGGTGCGCGAGGCCGCACAGATCGCCCATGCCCACGACTTCATCGAAAAAATGCCCGATGGCTACCAGACCCATCTGGGCGATGGCGGCCTGGGGTTGTCCGGCGGCCAGCGCCAACGCCTGGCCATCGCCCGGGCCCTGCTAGTGGACGCACCGATCCTGCTACTGGACGAAGCCACCAGTGCCCTCGACGCGCAAAGCGAACACCTGATTCAGCAAGCCCTGCCCAGCCTGATGAAAAACCGCACCACCCTGGTCATCGCCCACCGCCTGGCGACGGTGAAAAACGCCGACCGGATCGCGGTGATGGACCAGGGCAAGGTGGTTGCCGTGGGTACCCATCAGGAGCTGGTCGCCAGCAATGCGCTGTATGCGCGGTTGGCGGCGTTGCAGTTCAATGTGGGTCGGGGCGCGGAAATCGACTAATACAGCGCCCGCATGGGATGTTCAGTAGATAAGGATTTTGTGTTTGATGCATGCCCCTGTGGGAGCGAGCTCGCGATAGCGGTGAGTCAGCTTGCATTCATGTTGCAGGTTCCGACGCCATCGCGAGCAAGCTCGCTCCCACAGTAAGAGGGCTTTGTGGGAGAGTTAATCACTGATCATCGAAATACCGCTCATGCCAGTCCACCAACGGCTGCGGCGAGTTGAGTTTCTGGCCGTAGATCACCGAATATGACAATACGTTCTGCACGTATTGGCGGGTTTCGTCGAAGGGAATGCTCTCGACCCAGACGTCGAAGCTCAAGTGGTCGGCGCCGCGCAGCCACTGGCGCACGCGACCGGGGCCGGCGTTGTAGGCGGCGGAGGCCAGGACGCGGTTGCCGTTGAACTGGCTGTGGACCTGGCTCAGGTAGGCCGCGCCGAGCTGGATGTTCTTGTCCGGGTTCAACACTTGCTGCGGCGAGGCCAGGGGAATGCTGAACTTGCGCGCGGTTTCCTTGGCAGTGCCTGGCATCAATTGCATCAGGCCGGCGGCACCGACGCCAGAGCGGGCATCATCCATGAAGGCACTTTCCTGGCGGGTGATGGCGAACGCCCAACTTGGATGCAAGCCGCGGATCTTGGCTTCGCGCACCAGGGTGTCGCGGTGGGCCATTGGGAAACGGATGTCCAAGTCGTCCCAGTACTTGGCCTGGCTGATGGTACGGATCGCCGGGAAATACCACTTCAGGTCGTAGGCCAGTTTCGCCTGGGCGACCATCTCGTCCCGACTGAAATGCCGGCTGACGTGATACCACTCGCGGCGTCCGTCGACAATGTCGCCGCGGGCGTGAAACTCCAGGGCCCGACGCACGCCGGGGGTGTTGCGCACCTTGTTGACCAGCGCCTGGCTCATCACCAGCGGCTTGTTGACCAGCGAGTACGGCGACTGGGAGCGGTCGGCGGCGAGGAAGCCATAGAAGTCTCGCTCACGGGCCAGATGCTTGTAGAGCGTCAGCGCCTCGGGGTTCTGCGGCTGTGCCAGCTCGAGCGTACGGGCCTGCCAGTAGCGCCAGCGGTTGGTGCTGGCCAGCGTCTCGGGCAGGCGGCGGGTCAGCTGGTAGGCGTCGTCCCAACGAGCCAGGCGCAGCAGTAGGCGCAAGCGCCATTCCGAAACGGTGTCGTCCCGCAGTTCCGGGTCGTATTTGGTCATGACGTCGAGCGCGCGGCTGTCGAAGCGCTTGGCCAGGGTCAGGCCGATTTCCCGGGCAATCGCGACTTTTTCATCCCGGGAAAAATGCATGGTGCTGGCGTAGCCGTCCAGCAGCGCCATGGCTTTTTCCGGGTCTTGGCGGGCCAGCCGGCGCAGGCCGAGGCTGACGATATCGGACATCGGTTCATCGGCCGGGGTGAAGCGCGAGGGTTGGTTGAGCAGTTCGGGCTTTTGCGCCACGTCCACCAGCAATTGGCCACGAGGGGCGAGGGAGGTCAGGCCGCTGACCAGGCTGTTGGCCAGCGGGTAATTGCGTGCCTGGGCAGCCAACTTGGCGCGCTCCCAGCGCTTCTGTTCGGTCAACTGACCCTGGGAAGCCCATAGGCCAAACAGTGCGTCACACGCTGTCGGCTGGGACTTGCCGGTAAGCCAGAGTTTCTCGGTGTTGGCGTAACCCTCGGCCTTGAGGCCGTGGCTGAGCTGATATTGGGCGTTGAGGCAGTCCAGTTCGGTGAAATTGAGCTTGGGGTCGTAATACTTGACGAAGGTTTCCCAGTCGCCGCGCTCGGTCAGCCAACGCAGCCAGCGCAGTTTCATCCAGTTGGCCTGGGGCAGATCACCGTGTTCGGCGAGGAATTTCTCGATTTCGGCGTTACTGGCGCTCTTGAGGCGAGCGGTCAGTTCGTCATAAGCGAGGTACGGCTCCAGCGGATAATCGCGAAGGGCCTGGCTGTAGCGAAAATAGGGACCGGAATCACCCTTGGCCAAGGCGCGCTTGGCCTCATCGTAATACTGACGCTGGGTGGAAATATCCACCGCCTGAGCGGTTTGAAAGGCAGTGGCACACACGAAAAGACAAGACAAGACACTAAAAAGGCGACTGCGCATGATACGTCCGGGCAGAAAAAACATGACAAGCCCAAGGGTTAACCCAGGGTAACTGTCTGTAGCTTAGCCTTTTGCCAGCAACCGGCGAAAGCTTTGCGGGGCCGCAGGTGCAAGTTCGCAACATTTGTTGTGCAGAGTGCTTCCATGGCGAAATTGGCGGACTCTTGAAGCCTCATCTCAGGTAGAATGCGCGCCCGGTTTTTGGAGAAGCTCATGACCCTGCTCAAATTCAGCGATGTGTCCCTTGCTTTCGGCGCTATGCCGTTGTTGGACAAGGTGTCCTGGCAGATCGCCCGTGGTGAGCGGGTGTGCATCATCGGCCGCAACGGCACTGGCAAGTCCAGCATGATGAAGCTGGTCAAGGGCGACCAGAAGCCCGATGACGGCTCGGTCTGGCGCGCGCCAGGCCTGAAAATCGGCGAATTGCCCCAGGAACTGCCGGTGGCCGACGAGCGGACCGTGTTCGACGTGGTTGCCGAAGGCCTGGACGGTGTTGGCGCGCTGCTGGCCGAGTATCACCACCTGAGCCAGAACATCGTCACCGACGCTGACCTGGACAAGTTGATGCACGTGCAGCACGACCTTGAAGCCCGTGATGGCTGGCGGTTACAGCAACTGGTCGACAGCACCCTGAGCCGCCTGCAACTGCCGGCCGACAAGACCCTCGCCGAGTTGTCCGGCGGCTGGCGTCGCCGTGTCCTGCTGGCCCAGGCCCTGGTGTCCGAGCCGGACTTGCTGCTGCTCGACGAACCGACCAACCACCTGGACATCGGCGCCATCGCCTGGCTTGAAGAGGCCTTGAAGGACTTTCAGGGCGCGGTGCTGTTCATCACCCACGACCGTTCTTTCCTGCAAAACCTGGCAACGCGCATCCTCGAACTGGACCGCGGCGGCCTGATCGACTGGAACGGCGACTACGCCAGCTTCCTGGTGCACAAGGAAGCGGCGCTGGCAGCTGAAGAAACCGCTAACGCGCTGTTCGATAAGAAGCTGGCCCAGGAAGAAGTCTGGATTCGCCAGGGAATCAAGGCCCGTCGCACCCGCAACGAAGGTCGTGTGCGGGCGCTGAAAGCCTTGCGCATGGAACGCAGTGAGCGTCGCGAGCGCACCGGCAAGGCCAACATTCAGTTGGATACCGCTGACAAGTCCGGCAAGCAGGTGATGGTCCTGGAGAACGTGAGTTTCGCGCACCCTGGCGGCCCGTTCCTGATCAAGGACTTCTCCATGGTGCTGCAGCGTGGTGATCGCATTGGTCTCCTGGGTGCCAACGGTACCGGCAAGACCACCTTGCTCAAGTTGATGCTCGGCGGCCTGGTGCCGACCAGTGGCAAGGTGGAAGAGGGCACGAAGATCGACGTTGCCTACTTCGACCAGCTGCGCCATCAACTGGATCTGGAAAAGACCGTGATCGATAACGTGGCCGAAGGCCGCGATTTCATCGATATCGATGGCCAGAGCCGGCATGTGCTGAGCTACCTGGGCGATTTCCTGTTCAGCCCTCAGCGCGCTCGTACGCCAGTCAAGGCGCTGTCCGGCGGTGAACGTGCCCGTCTGTTGCTGGCCAAGCTGTTTAGCAAGCCGGCGAACCTGCTGGTGCTCGACGAACCGACCAACGACCTGGACGTGGAAACCCTCGAATTGCTGGAAGAGGTGTTGTTGACCTTCAACGGCACCGTACTGATGGTCAGTCACGACCGGGCATTCCTCGATAACGTGGTCACCAGTACCTTGGTATTCGAAGGCGAAGGCCTGGTGCGCGAATACGTCGGTGGTTATCAGGACTGGCTGCGCCAGGGCGGCTCGCCGCGTCTGCTGGGCGTGACCGAGAGCAAGTCCGGCAAGGCCGACCTGAATTCGGCAGTGGTCAAGGCCGAGCCTGTCCCGGTCGCCGCAGCAGCAGCGCCAGCGAAGAAAAAGCTCAGCTACAAGCTGCAGCGCGAGCTGGAAGCGCTGCCGGGTGATATCGACGCCAAGGAAAAGCAGATCGCCGCGGTGGAAGCTGAAATGGCCGACGCTGGGTTCTACCAGCGGCCTGCTGCCGAGACCGCCAAGGTGATTGCTCACCTGGAGCAGTTGCAGGCCGAGCTGGATGCACTGGTCGAGCGCTGGGCTGAACTGGACGCTTGAGCCCGCACGCTCAATGACTGTGGCGAGGGAGCTTGCTCCCGCTGGGCTGCGAAGCGGCCCCTGGCGGTGAGTGCTTCGCACTCAAGCGGGAGCAAGCTCCCTCGCCACAGGTTCAGTGAGTTCCTTGGGGGAATCAGCTGCGCTTGACCAGGTGCACCGCCAGCACATCGCAAGGCGCGCCATGCAGCACGTCGTTGGCGGTCGAACCCAGCAACAGCGCCAGGCCATGGCGGCCATGGCTGCCGACGATGATCAGGTCGCAACCCTGTTCCTTGGCCAGGTGATGGATCTCCTGGCGCGGCTGGCCGTAGGTCAGGTGGCAGTTCTCCTTTTTCAGGTCCGGGTACTTCACGATCAGTCGGTCAAGGCGTTCCTTGGCTTGATCGAATTGCTGCTGCTGCAACTGGGAAAGGTCCATTGGCACATCACCACCAAAGGCCATGGCCATCGGCTCGACGATATGCACCAGCGACAGTTTGGTGTCTCTGCCGTCGCACAGGGCGCGGGCGCGTTTGACGACGGGATCGCATTCTTCAGTGAGGTCGACGGCGACCAGGACGTTTGTGTAGTACATGGAAAGCACTCCAGAGAATTGCGATACGGTAAGTATGGCTGGTTTCAAGCGCATTGAAGGTGAGGTGGCTCAATGGGCTCATCAGAATTCGGGAGTACAGATATGACGGTCTGGATAGTGGTGTCAATCCTATTAGTGGTGTTAAGCCCCTTGGCATGGTTGCGGCCGTCCCGTGTTCAGAGCGGTCGCATGGCCCTGCGCATGGAGGCGCGACGCCTGGGATTGGCCATGCAGCTGGCGCCGCAGGAGTGGCCGCACTGGCTCGGCCAGCAGCCGCCAAACCCCTGTGCCCAGTACCACCGACCCCGGCGCGGCAAGCAGCCGGCTGTCTGGAGTTATTGGCAAACTGCGCCGGGCGTCTGGGTCAACCAATGGCGGGAAGTCTGCCAGGATGAGGCGTTGCTCAATCATTTCGAAAAACTGCCGGCCAACGTCTACAAAATCGAAGCCGACCGGCAAATGATCGCCTTGTACTGGGGCGAGAAGGGCGAAGCCAGTGTTTTGCAGGACATTACCGACGTGCTCAAGGCGCTGGCCTGAGGCGTAAAAAAGCCCGACAGTCTCATCGGGCGGGTTGGCCAGGCAGGCCGGTAATCAATCTCATGTCAGGGCGTGCGTTCGTAACGTCCTTCGTTCCCAAATATTCATTCGCGCTTCCGACAGCGTAGTCGGCTGGATCCGGTATGTCTGGAATTAGGGCGATTTTTCTAATTATTGATTCTATGAATAGCTGCTCATGCGGTGCGGTGTTGTGGATCCGTATGGTTCGGAAATGACCGTAAAGTCGTGCTCAGCCCCCTGTTTAGGGCGATTGACAATTGTCGGAAATTCCGTGAAGGTGACGTACCCAAATCAAACGGGCGTATGAATTGAGCGTTTGTATTTTCAGAATGCTCCTACAGAACCCGACTATCGCGTTGACGGGTGTGCCCGGCGGATTGGCGTAGCATCGACGGTAACGTCAATGCCGAACCAGCAGCCAGCGTCCAACGTGTACTGTTCAGCTTCCATATCGTGGAGATCAGTTGATGATTTACGAAGGTAAAGCCATCACGGTTAAGGCTCTTGAAAGTGGCATCGTCGAACTGAAGTTCGATCTCAAGGGTGAGTCCGTCAACAAGTTCAACCGTCTAACCCTGAATGAATTGCGTCAGGCCGTGGACACTATCAAGGCAGATGCTTCGATCAAGGGTGTGATCGTCAGCAGCGGCAAGGACGTCTTCATCGTCGGCGCCGATATCACCGAATTCGTCGATAACTTCAAGCTGCCCGATGCCGAACTGATCGCTGGCAACCTCGAAGCCAACCGTATTTTCAGCGACTTCGAAGACCTCAACGTACCGACCGTCGCGGCCATCAACGGTATCGCCCTGGGCGGCGGCCTGGAAATGTGCCTGGCCGCGGACTACCGCGTCATGTCCACCGTCGCCAAGATCGGCCTGCCGGAAGTCAAGCTGGGCATCTACCCAGGCTTCGGCGGTACCGTGCGCCTGCCGCGCCTGATCGGTGCCGACAACGCCATCGAGTGGATTGCCGCTGGCAAGGAAAACCGTGCTGAAGACGCCCTGAAAGTCGGCGCGGTGGATGCCGTGGTCGAGCCTGGCAAACTCCAGGAAGCGGCCCTTGAAATGATCAAACGCGCCATCAGCGGCGAGTTTGACTACAAGGCCAAGCGTCAGCCGAAGCTGGAAAAGCTCAAGCTCAACGCGATCGAGCAAATGATGGCCTTCGAGACCGCCAAGGGTTTCGTCGCCGGTCAGGCAGGCCCGAACTACCCGGCGCCGGTCGAAGCGATCAAGACCATCCAGAAAGCCGCGAACTTCGGTCGCGACAAGGCCCTGGAAGTCGAGGCCGCAGGCTTCGTCAAGCTGGCCAAGACCTCGGCTGCGCAAAGCCTGATCGGTCTGTTCCTCAATGACCAGGAGCTGAAGAAAAAGGCCAAGGTCTACGACGAAATCGCCCGTGACGTGAAGCAGGCCGCGGTACTCGGTGCCGGCATCATGGGTGGCGGTATCGCCTACCAGTCGGCGTCCAAAGGCACGCCGATCCTGATGAAAGACATCAACGAACACGGTATCGAGCAAGGCCTGGCCGAAGCGGCCAAGCTGCTGGTCGGCCGCGTTGATAAAGGTCGCATGACTGCGGCGAAGATGGCCGAAGTGCTCAACGGCATTCGTCCAACCCTGTCCTACGGCGATTTTGGCCATGTCGACCTGGTGGTCGAAGCGGTTGTCGAGAACCCGAAGGTCAAGCAGGCGGTACTGGCTGAAGTCGAAGACAAGGTTAAAGAGGACACTATCCTCGCCTCGAACACCTCGACCATTTCCATTTCGCTGCTGGCCAAGGCCCTCAAGCGTCCGGAAAACTTCGTCGGCATGCACTTCTTCAACCCGGTGCACATGATGCCGCTGGTGGAAGTGATCCGGGGTGAGAAGTCCAGCGAACTGGCCGTAGCCACCACCGTGGCCTACGCCAAGAAAATGGGCAAGAACCCGATCGTCGTCAATGACTGCCCGGGCTTTTTGGTCAACCGCGTGCTGTTCCCTTACTTCGGCGGTTTCGCCAAGTTGGTCAGCGCTGGCGTGGATTTCGTGCGCATCGACAAGATCATGGAGAAATTCGGCTGGCCCATGGGCCCGGCGTACCTGATGGACGTGGTCGGCATCGACACCGGCCACCACGGTCGCGACGTCATGGCTGAAGGCTTCCCGGACCGCATGAAGGACGACCGTCGTTCGGCTATCGATGTGCTCTACGAAGCCAAGCGCCTGGGTCAGAAGAACGGCAAGGGCTTCTACGCCTACGAGACCGACAAGCGCGGCAAGCAAAAGAAAGTCGCCGATTCGTCGGTGCTGGAAGTGCTCAAGCCGATCATCTACGAGCAGCGTGAAGTCACCGACGAAGACATTATCAACTGGATGATGATCCCGCTGTGCCTCGAGACCGTTCGTTGCCTGGAAGACGGCATTGTCGAAACCGCCGCCGAAGCCGACATGGGTCTGGTCTACGGTATCGGTTTCCCTCCATTCCGTGGCGGTGCGCTGCGTTACATCGATTCGATCGGTGTGGCCGAGTTCGTTGCCCTGGCTGACCAGTACGCTGATCTGGGCGCGCTGTACCACCCGACCGCGAAGCTGCGTGAGATGGCCAAGAACGGCCAGCGTTTCTTCGGTTAAGCGCCCAACGACTAGAGCGAGAGAACATTTATGAGCTTGAATCCTAGAGACGTCGTGATTGTCGACTTCGGTCGTACGCCGATGGGCCGCTCCAAGGGCGGCATGCACCGCAATACCCGCGCCGAAGACATGTCGGCGCACCTGATCAGCAAACTGTTGGAACGCAACGTCAAGGTCGACCCCAACGAAGTCGAGGACGTGATCTGGGGCTGTGTGAACCAGACCCTGGAGCAGGGCTGGAACATCGCCCGCATGGCTTCGCTGATGACCCAGATCCCCCACACTGCGGCCGGCCAGACCGTCAGCCGCCTGTGTGGTTCGTCCATGAGCGCGCTGCACACCGCCGCCCAGGCGATCATGACTGGCAACGGTGATGTATTCGTCGTCGGTGGTGTCGAGCACATGGGCCACGTGAGCATGATGCACGGTGTCGATCCGAACCCGCACATGTCGCTGTACGCGGCAAAAGCCTCGGGCATGATGGGCCTGACTGCGGAAATGCTCGGCAAAATGCACGGCATTACTCGCGAACAGCAGGACGCCTTTGGCGTGCGCTCCCACCAGCTCGCCCACAAGGCGACCGTGGAAGGCAAGTTCAAGGACGAGATCATCCCGATGCAGGGCTACGACGAGAACGGCTTCCTGAAGCTGTTCGACTACGACGAAACCATTCGTCCGGAAACCACCCTGGAAAGCCTGGCGGCCCTCAAGCCGGCATTCAATCCGAAGGGCGGCACCGTGACAGCTGGTACTTCGTCGCAGATCACCGACGGTGCCTCGTGCATGATCGTGATGTCGGCCCAGCGTGCCCAGGACCTGGGCATCCAGCCGATGGCGGTGATTCGTTCGATGGCCGTGGCAGGTGTGGACCCGGCGATCATGGGCTATGGTCCAGTACCGGCTACGCAGAAAGCCTTGAAGCGTGCAGGCCTGAGCATTTCCGATATCGACTTCTTCGAACTCAACGAAGCTTTCGCCGCACAGGCCCTGCCAGTGCTGAAAGATTTGAAAGTGCTCGACAAGATGAACGAGAAGGTTAACCTGCACGGCGGCGCGATCGCCTTGGGTCACCCGTTCGGTTGCTCCGGCGCGCGCATCTCTGGCACCCTGCTCAACGTCATGAAGCAGAACGGCGGCACCTTTGGGGTGTCCACCATGTGCATTGGCCTTGGCCAAGGCATCGCCACTGTCTTCGAACGCGTCTAAGCGTTACGTCGATGGAAGCCGGGGCCAAGTGCCCCGGTTTTTGTTTTTTCCGGGTTTAGTAAAAAAAATTGTTTTTATTTTGAAAAGATTTGAGAGAGGGCCAAGACATGCCGATACAACCTGGGCTCTACCAACATTACAAAGGTCCGCAGTACCGCGTATTCAGCATCGCGCGGCATTCCGAGACCGAGGAAGAAGTGGTCTTCTATCAAGCCCTGTATGGCGATTACGGCTTTTGGGTGCGTCCCTTGAGCATGTTCCAGGAGTCCGTCGAGGTTGACGGCGAACAGGTGCCACGCTTTGCTTTGGTGCAGGCCGAGGAGAGCATTTTTTCCAAGCCTTGAGGCCAACATGTGGGTAACCCTGCGCTTGACCTCACCTTGCAGCCACTATATATAGCGGTGCCGCGTCAGGCGCCAACCGCCTTTCACTTTTTAGAATTCAGGAATTTTCTGATCCATGGGCAAATCGCTGGTCATTGTGGAATCCCCGGCTAAGGCCAAGACCATCAACAAGTATCTGGGCAACCAATACGTGGTGAAGTCGAGTATCGGCCATATCCGAGACCTGCCCACCAGCGGTTCGGCTAGCGCCAGCAAGGAGCCTGCCGCCAAGCGCGGCAAGGCTGCGGCTGGTGAAGCGCCGGCGCTGTCGCCGAAAGACAAGGCGCGCAAGCAGCTGGTCTCGCGCATGGGGGTCGATCCGGAACACGGCTGGAAAGCCAAGTACGAGATCCTCCCAGGCAAGGAAAAGGTCATCGAAGAGCTGCGCCGGCTCGCCAAGGATGCCGACACCATCTATCTCGCGACGGACTTGGACCGCGAAGGGGAAGCCATTGCCTGGCACCTGCGCGAAGCCATTGGTGGGGATGACAGCCGCTACAAGCGCGTGGTGTTCAACGAAATCACCAAGAAGGCCATCCAGGAAGCCTTCTCCCAGCCAGGCGAGCTGGACATCGATCGGGTCAACGCCCAGCAGGCGCGCCGCTTCCTTGACCGCGTGGTGGGCTACATGGTCTCGCCACTGCTGTGGGCCAAGATCGCCCGCGGCCTGTCTGCCGGTCGCGTGCAGTCGGTTGCGGTGAAGCTGGTGGTGGAGCGCGAGCGCGAGATCCGCGCATTCATTCCTGAAGAGTACTGGGAAGTCCATGCCGACCTCGGCACCGCGAAGGGCGCCACCGTGCGCTTCGACGTGGCGCGGGAAAAGGGCGAAGCCTTCAAGCCGCTCAACGAAGCCCAGGCCATGGCGGCGCTGGAAAAGCTCAAGGCTTCCAGCTACAGCATCGTCAAGCGCGAAGACAAGCCGACCAGCAGCAAGCCGTCGGCGCCGTTCATTACTTCTACCCTGCAACAGGCCGCGAGCAACCGCCTGGGCTTTGGTGTGAAGAAAACCATGATGATGGCCCAGCGTCTGTACGAAGCCGGCTACATCACCTATATGCGTACCGACTCGACCAACCTTTCGGTCGATGCCGTGGCGATGGCGCGCACTTATATAGAAAGCGAGTTCGGCAAGAAATACCTGCCGGAAACGCCGAACGTCTACAGCAGCAAGGAAGGCGCGCAAGAGGCGCACGAAGCGATTCGTCCGTCCGACGCCAACACCGAGCCAAGTAAGTTGTCGGGCATGGAACGCGATGCCGAGCGTCTCTACGAGCTGATCTGGCGCCAGTTCCTGGCCTGCCAGATGCTGCCGGCGCAATACCTGTCGACCACGGTCAGCGTCGGTGCCGGCGACTTCGAGTTGCGCGCCAAGGGCCGCATCCTGAAGTTCGACGGCTACACCCGTGTCATGCCGCAAATCACCAAGCCTGGGGATGACGACGTCCTGCCGGACATGGCCCAGGGCGATGTGATGAAGCTGATCAAGCTTGATCCGACGCAGCACTTCACCAAGCCGCCGGCCCGTTATTCGGAAGCCAGCCTGGTCAAGGAAATGGAAAAGCGTGGCATCGGTCGTCCTTCGACCTACGCGGCGATCATTTCCACCATCCAGGATCGTGGCTACGTGGCGCTGCACAACCGTCGTTTCTATTCGGAAAAGATGGGGGACATTGTTACCGAGCGTTTGTCCGAGAGCTTCTCGAACCTGATGGACTACGGCTTCACCGCCGGCATGGAAGAGAACCTCGACGATGTGGCCCAGGGTGAGCGGGACTGGAAAAACGTCCTCGACGAGTTCTACGGCGATTTCAAGAAAAAACTCGAAGTGGCCGAAAGCCCGGACAACGGCATGCGGGCCAACCAGCCGGTCATGACCGACATTCCGTGCCTGACCTGCGGACGTCCGATGCAAATCCGCACCGCCTCGACCGGTGTCTTCCTCGGTTGCTCGGGCTACAGCCTGCCACCCAAGGAACGCTGCAAGGCGACGGTCAACCTCGTGCCGGGCGATGAAATCGCAGCCGACGACGAGGGCGAGTCGGAATCCCTGGTATTGCGCGGCAAGCATCGCTGCCCGATCTGCAGCACGGCGATGGATGCCTACCTGCTGGATGAAAAGCGCAAGCTGCACATCTGCGGTAACAATCCGGATTGCGCCGGTTACGAGATCGAAGAAGGCACCTACCGCATCAAGGGCTACGAAGGTCCGAGCCTGGAATGCGACAAGTGCGGCAGCGAGATGCAGCTCAAGACCGGTCGTTTCGGCAAGTTCTTCGGTTGCACCAACCCAACCTGCAAGAACACCCGCAAACTGCTCAAGAGCGGTGATGCGGCGCCGCCGAAGATGGATCCGGTGAAGATGCCGGAGCTCAAGTGCGAGAAGGTCAATGACACCTACATCTTGCGCGACGGTGCTTCCGGCCTGTTCCTGGCGGCCAGTCAGTTCCCGAAAAACCGCGAGACCCGTGCACCGTTGGTGATGGAGATCCTGCCGCATAAGAGCGAGATCGATCCGAAGTACCATTTCCTCTGTGAAGCGCCGCAAAAAGATCCGGAGGGGCGCCCGGCGGTGATTCGCTACAGCCGCAAGACCAAGGAGCAGTATGTGCAGACCGAAGTCGACGGCAAGCCTACCGGCTGGAAGGCGTACTACGATGGCGGTAAATGGACCGTTGAAGACAAGCGCTGATCGCCAGGGCTTGTCTGGAGGGCGGGGTTGAGGCTCTTGTAGCGAGGGAGCTTGCTCCCGCTGGCGGCGCAGCCGCCCTCTACAATCGCTAAATCCGCATAGACCTAACAAAAAGGCCGCATGATCACCCAAGGGTTTTCATGCGGCCTTTTTGTTTTTGGCTTGCAGTGGCCTCGGTTGATCCACGACACTGTCGCCCTTGCATGAAGCTTTTATTTCGTTGGGGAGAAT is a window from the Pseudomonas brassicacearum genome containing:
- the fadA gene encoding acetyl-CoA C-acyltransferase FadA, with protein sequence MSLNPRDVVIVDFGRTPMGRSKGGMHRNTRAEDMSAHLISKLLERNVKVDPNEVEDVIWGCVNQTLEQGWNIARMASLMTQIPHTAAGQTVSRLCGSSMSALHTAAQAIMTGNGDVFVVGGVEHMGHVSMMHGVDPNPHMSLYAAKASGMMGLTAEMLGKMHGITREQQDAFGVRSHQLAHKATVEGKFKDEIIPMQGYDENGFLKLFDYDETIRPETTLESLAALKPAFNPKGGTVTAGTSSQITDGASCMIVMSAQRAQDLGIQPMAVIRSMAVAGVDPAIMGYGPVPATQKALKRAGLSISDIDFFELNEAFAAQALPVLKDLKVLDKMNEKVNLHGGAIALGHPFGCSGARISGTLLNVMKQNGGTFGVSTMCIGLGQGIATVFERV
- a CDS encoding transglycosylase SLT domain-containing protein — translated: MRSRLFSVLSCLFVCATAFQTAQAVDISTQRQYYDEAKRALAKGDSGPYFRYSQALRDYPLEPYLAYDELTARLKSASNAEIEKFLAEHGDLPQANWMKLRWLRWLTERGDWETFVKYYDPKLNFTELDCLNAQYQLSHGLKAEGYANTEKLWLTGKSQPTACDALFGLWASQGQLTEQKRWERAKLAAQARNYPLANSLVSGLTSLAPRGQLLVDVAQKPELLNQPSRFTPADEPMSDIVSLGLRRLARQDPEKAMALLDGYASTMHFSRDEKVAIAREIGLTLAKRFDSRALDVMTKYDPELRDDTVSEWRLRLLLRLARWDDAYQLTRRLPETLASTNRWRYWQARTLELAQPQNPEALTLYKHLARERDFYGFLAADRSQSPYSLVNKPLVMSQALVNKVRNTPGVRRALEFHARGDIVDGRREWYHVSRHFSRDEMVAQAKLAYDLKWYFPAIRTISQAKYWDDLDIRFPMAHRDTLVREAKIRGLHPSWAFAITRQESAFMDDARSGVGAAGLMQLMPGTAKETARKFSIPLASPQQVLNPDKNIQLGAAYLSQVHSQFNGNRVLASAAYNAGPGRVRQWLRGADHLSFDVWVESIPFDETRQYVQNVLSYSVIYGQKLNSPQPLVDWHERYFDDQ
- a CDS encoding ATP-binding cassette domain-containing protein; the protein is MTLLKFSDVSLAFGAMPLLDKVSWQIARGERVCIIGRNGTGKSSMMKLVKGDQKPDDGSVWRAPGLKIGELPQELPVADERTVFDVVAEGLDGVGALLAEYHHLSQNIVTDADLDKLMHVQHDLEARDGWRLQQLVDSTLSRLQLPADKTLAELSGGWRRRVLLAQALVSEPDLLLLDEPTNHLDIGAIAWLEEALKDFQGAVLFITHDRSFLQNLATRILELDRGGLIDWNGDYASFLVHKEAALAAEETANALFDKKLAQEEVWIRQGIKARRTRNEGRVRALKALRMERSERRERTGKANIQLDTADKSGKQVMVLENVSFAHPGGPFLIKDFSMVLQRGDRIGLLGANGTGKTTLLKLMLGGLVPTSGKVEEGTKIDVAYFDQLRHQLDLEKTVIDNVAEGRDFIDIDGQSRHVLSYLGDFLFSPQRARTPVKALSGGERARLLLAKLFSKPANLLVLDEPTNDLDVETLELLEEVLLTFNGTVLMVSHDRAFLDNVVTSTLVFEGEGLVREYVGGYQDWLRQGGSPRLLGVTESKSGKADLNSAVVKAEPVPVAAAAAPAKKKLSYKLQRELEALPGDIDAKEKQIAAVEAEMADAGFYQRPAAETAKVIAHLEQLQAELDALVERWAELDA
- the fadB gene encoding fatty acid oxidation complex subunit alpha FadB, translated to MIYEGKAITVKALESGIVELKFDLKGESVNKFNRLTLNELRQAVDTIKADASIKGVIVSSGKDVFIVGADITEFVDNFKLPDAELIAGNLEANRIFSDFEDLNVPTVAAINGIALGGGLEMCLAADYRVMSTVAKIGLPEVKLGIYPGFGGTVRLPRLIGADNAIEWIAAGKENRAEDALKVGAVDAVVEPGKLQEAALEMIKRAISGEFDYKAKRQPKLEKLKLNAIEQMMAFETAKGFVAGQAGPNYPAPVEAIKTIQKAANFGRDKALEVEAAGFVKLAKTSAAQSLIGLFLNDQELKKKAKVYDEIARDVKQAAVLGAGIMGGGIAYQSASKGTPILMKDINEHGIEQGLAEAAKLLVGRVDKGRMTAAKMAEVLNGIRPTLSYGDFGHVDLVVEAVVENPKVKQAVLAEVEDKVKEDTILASNTSTISISLLAKALKRPENFVGMHFFNPVHMMPLVEVIRGEKSSELAVATTVAYAKKMGKNPIVVNDCPGFLVNRVLFPYFGGFAKLVSAGVDFVRIDKIMEKFGWPMGPAYLMDVVGIDTGHHGRDVMAEGFPDRMKDDRRSAIDVLYEAKRLGQKNGKGFYAYETDKRGKQKKVADSSVLEVLKPIIYEQREVTDEDIINWMMIPLCLETVRCLEDGIVETAAEADMGLVYGIGFPPFRGGALRYIDSIGVAEFVALADQYADLGALYHPTAKLREMAKNGQRFFG
- a CDS encoding universal stress protein, whose protein sequence is MYYTNVLVAVDLTEECDPVVKRARALCDGRDTKLSLVHIVEPMAMAFGGDVPMDLSQLQQQQFDQAKERLDRLIVKYPDLKKENCHLTYGQPRQEIHHLAKEQGCDLIIVGSHGRHGLALLLGSTANDVLHGAPCDVLAVHLVKRS